Within Populus trichocarpa isolate Nisqually-1 chromosome 6, P.trichocarpa_v4.1, whole genome shotgun sequence, the genomic segment ATCATCTCCATAACGAGCTCTACCATACGCATGCAGAAGAGCTGCAAATGTCACAAAACTTGGTGACAACCCATTGTCAATTATATCCTGATAGAATTTCTTCACCTGCCAAGGCCTCTTGGCTCTTCCCATGGCATCTAACAAAATGTTGTATATGACCAAATTTGGCTTAACACCTAAAGCCTTCATTTCTTCAGAAACATTCAAACACCCATCAAAATTCCCAGCAACCTTATAAATCCTAATCAATGTAGAGAACGTAGTTGCATCTAGCCGCCACTCCCCCGTTCTAGCATGCACGGTCATATAAGCTCAATGCCTTTTCAACATTACCAGCCCGCCCATACGAATCAATCATAGTCGAAAAGGTAACATCATAAGGTTCAAGCCCAAAACTCGACATTTGCTCAGTTTCACAACAGCAGTCACTAGCCCTCTACCTATCTTGTTGTCGGTACTGATCCTGCTTATACTCGGTTCCAAGATACTAGTGCAAACCAACACATTACGCCTAATCTTGCGACTCTAACCAATTCTATACCCTATATTAGTAATGATCACTTGCATGTTGGTGACGGTAAGGATCTTTCCATATCCCATATTAGGCATACCATGTTACGTTCCCCTAAACACACATTTACATTATCTAACATTCTCCATGTTCCTCATATTACCAAACCATTGCTATATGTTCAAAAATTTTGTcgtgataataatgtttattttgaatttcacgccTCTGTGTTTTATGTAAAGGACCTCACCACCAAAGCAATGCTCCTTTCCGGTTAGAGCAATGATGGTCTATATGTTCTTTCTGAGTCTTCTGCCACCACCATTCCTCAAGCTTATTGGTCTCTTTGCAAGTCTACGATTGTTGATCTATGGCATCATCGATTGGGTCATTCTACTTCctatattttcaatttgttagtttccaaaaataaaataatgtgtatTTCTAGACGCTCTCTTGTTCAGTGTCAAGCTTGTCCGCTTGGTAAGTCTTCGTGTCTGTCACTGTGAcctacgggtcacaaaactATTGCCctacttgatttaatatttagtgatgtttgaGGCCCTACTCCTATGTTTTTCTCTGATGGTTTTcgttactttgttatttttactgATGtgcatacaatatatatatatatatatatatatatatatatatatatatatatatatatatatatatggtattatcctcTTGTTGCAAAATCCGATGTGTTTTCTATATTCCAACATTTTCAAGTGTTTGTTCAGTGTCAGTTTtcccataaaattaaatatgttcaaACTGACTAGGATGGTGAATATTGTAAGTTAAACAGTTTCTTTCAAACTATTAGTATTCATCATAGGTTAATCTATCctcatatgcatgagaaatagcAGTGTTGAACGTCCTCGTCGCCATATTGTCGAAACTGGTCTTACCTTCTTAGGCCAATGTAGTGCTCCGTTATGATTTTGGAATTATACGTTTGAATCATCAGTATATCTCATCAATCGCATGCCTACTCTTGTCCTCCAAAATCAGTCTCCTTTTGAATGTCTGTTTCATTATACTCCTGATTATGATTTTCTATATACTTTTGAGTgtctttgttttctattttttgcatCCATATCATGCTTATAAGTTGGATTTCCATTCATCTCCATGTGTGTTCTTAAGTTATAGTTCCTCTCATCTTGGTTATCATTGTCTCGATTTAGCATCTCAACGTATATATGTCTCCcgtcatgtttgttttcatgaaggtgtgtttcctttttcaaaatttgaacagatagcCCACCTACCAGCCACTCCTTCATAGTCCACACACTTGACCACCTTGATTACTGTTGGTTAATTTCACAACTACATGAATCGTAACAAGTAATAAAGTGATAAGTAGAGTATCGTCCCACGaggatttataaaaattacttctAATTACCAAAagtcttttaaattatgatctaTTTGAGGAATCAAATGAGAtagtttataaaacaaaaattaatgattaaaaacaaacaaccaattgattaaatattaatgaattcaatTCTATTCGTTCTAAGATTTCTGACTTACCGTAACTATTCCTATATGAACTTtctcaattgaattaattactcATAGCATTGATAATcaagtttttctaatttaaacattaatGTCTCTCGAGTATCAATGAATTATTTCGACAAGTAAATTTCATATACTCTATGAAAGTTCTGAACTTGTCGAAATTTATTAAGTACCGTAAAACATTTAACGATTACAAAAGTTCCTAGGATATCTCTATCCTATAGATTTCTTaaggtatttcaaacaatagctaaaacaatTTTCACTTCTCAGTCTCAAATTGAATTCCAAATCATGCAGATGTTGGCCAAACATACACAAGCATTAAACATAGAATGAAATACTCAACAActtaatgtaataattcaatcaaagaaattGTTCACATATTCATAGTAAGGTTACATAAAAAATCCCAGAATAAAGTCTACCCCatagttaaattaaagagaaacaaacttGATATGATGAACATCACTCAAAAGCAAAGAATGGTAGTAGAATAGATAGGTGTCCTCCAATCTTCTCTGATTTTCATCCCCTATTTTCTCTGCTTTTTGTCTCCTGTTTTGTATCTATTTTTGCCTCTGTTTTATGCCGCCTCCTCTCTTGTTTTTGGTGTATTATGTGGCTTCTTTATGTCTCAATGTCTCCCCAGTTGaacccctcttttctcttttatattctGGCCTTTTTATCCCCCAGCTGGCAAGAAGAAAATTTCCTTCTCTACTTTGTATTCCTTTCCTCTTTGAATATCGCGGGCCATATTTGAGGTAGAAAATGTGCGAATTCAATGATCTCTATTTCTGGAGAAATTGTAGAAAATCAAATCTTCTTTCCAACGACACCAATCTTGCAATTTTTGGACGTCTGAGACTTGAGATATAGGCCATAACCCGAGACAACATTTGGAGCGCAGGAAGTTCGAATCTGATTCAATCCCTGTTTTTCAACTGGCTCTTTGGGCTTAGAAACAGCAAAACTGAGTTCTCTACCCTTCATATGTTTTGTAGACCTTCatctcaaatatttaaaaattgtgaCGAACACCTAGAACTGAGTTGTATAGCTTCCTTTGCAGCCCAAAATCAATCAATGTTCGGTTTTACTGTCGGATTATGCTTACTCATTAATCTAGTATctgaaaacacattaattttccACGAGGTCAATAGTTTAAAAAGGGatccaaaattttaattaacttgtccaacacatccaaaatatttcaaaatcaagcatgaaTAGTGGAACATATACATGCTAAAACTTCCTTTATCAATTACCTCCCTAAATTTTCTACATGCTGACCCACCGAACACCACACCTAGAAGATCTGTTGCCCCTTCAGCTCCACCCAAACAGCCTCATCGTCCCCCACCCTTATCTGCCATCATATCAACGCCACCCAGCCCTGCCTCTATGTCACCATCTGCATGTTTCTCTAATGATCATTATGCATGAACAGGTTCACCTCCTTTAAAGTTGCATATTTCTAGGTCTGTCACTGCAGCCAACTATGATTCTATAGCAAGTTCTCCTACATCTACTGCTGCGAGCTCCAGTCCTTCGACATATTCTCTTGTAGGTCTGCAACTTTTTATTGATCTCTCATCTTATCCTCTTCAGCAGCTCCCTAGTTCAAATTCTTCTAGCCCTCGATCTGTTGCTCGTCAACATCAGATGGTTCTTTACCCTCGGCTACCAAAGACTGCCCTCCTAACAGCATCTACAGCCACCTATACTGTTTCTCACTATCGGGTAATGTCCTCTCCTGCTTATGAGCCCCTTATATTCTCTAATGCTGATAAGAATGAGGTGTGGCATGATGCTAGGCATGATGAAATTCAGGCCTTACGCTTTAATAACACCTGTTCTTTGGTTCCTTTTCATCCTTCGATGAATGTTGTTAGTAGCTGGTGGGTGTACAGGATAAAACATCGTGTGGATGATCATGTTGAGCGGTATAAGGCACATTTGATTGCTAGAGGCTTACTCAACAAGAAGGcattgattattctgaaactTTCATTCCGGTTGTTAAGCACGCGACAGTCAAATTAGTTTTCTCCTTGCGGTCTCGCGTAATTAGAAGATTTATCAACTTAATATTCATAATGCCTTCCTCAATGGTGTTCTTGCTGAATAGATCTACATTaaacaacctccaggttttgttgactctACTCTTCCCTCTCATGTGTGCCACTTGCATGAGTCTTTATATGGTTCAAAACAAGCCTCACGGGTATGGTACACTCGTCTGAGTGATTTTCTAATCTCTATTGGCTTTCATGCTTCCAAGGTTGACATCTTCTTATTTATCGTGTCTATTGGtgctaatatcttttattttctagtttatgttgatgacattctgCTTACGGGTAGCAACTCTGCTATGCTTCACTGCCTAATACAGTTACTGAGTTAAGAGTTCAAGCTTCATGACCTTGGCGTTGATCACTATTTTTTGGGTATTGAGGTTCAGTCCACTGCTATAGGTCTGATGTTACGCCGATATAagtatattcttgacatcctcactcgAGCAGGTATGACTTTTTGCAAACCGATTGATACTCCTATCTCAACTTCTAAAGTCATCATATTGTTAGGTCCCTTGTTTTCTGATTCTACAAGGTTTTTTCAAATTGTGGGTGCTCTTCAATATTTCACCTTTATAAGACCAGATATCTATTTTGTTGTTAACAGAGTCTGAcaatttatgcatgctcctataGATTCTTATTGGGGTGTCGTTAAACGCATTCTGTGTTATCTACGAGGTATGACCATATATGGCTTACATATCACTTGCAGTTTTTCATTTGCTCTACATGGCTTTACAGATACAGATTGGACAGGTAGTATTGATGATCGTAAATCTACGGGTGGTTATCTTGTCTTCTTTGGTCAAACACCGATTTCATAGAAATCAAGCAAGCAACACACAGTTGCTCGCTCCTCCACCGAAGCTGAGTATAAAGCCTTGACAAATAGCATTGCTGAGGTTATCTGGCTTCAGTATCTATTGAGAGATCTGCAGATTCTTTCTAACTCTACTCCTTTtatttggtgtgataatatAGACGTTACTTACTTATCTGCAAATCCTATCATTCATGCTTGCactaaacatgttgaggttgaCTATCATTTTGTACGAAACAGGGTTGCGAAGAAAGAGATTTAGATTCCTTTTATCTTCTCTCACAATCAACTTGTAGATGTTTTTACTAGGCCACTTTCTACTGCTATGTTTACTGCTTCATGATTCAAGCTTCAGGTCGATCCTCCACACTCAACTTGAGGGgacatattatagaatgtacctatatagaaaatattatagttaTATTTATGTGTTGTAATTATCACCATTACTATTGTGTATTACTCTacacatataaatagaaaaaagattggctaaccaataggttaagcctcctaattattcttaactcataaaaaaattaattttaaataaaaaaattcaaatttttgacAATCTCTAATTGGTTATCTTTTGTTGTTATACTCATCATTGGGTTTGAATTCCTATGGAatgactttatatatatatatataattgtgtttgtttaatatttatgttgtgttttatatatatataattttttttatttttaacattaacacatcaaaatattaaaataaattaaaaaataataaattaatatcttttcagaagaaaaaaaatatccaatcaATCCAACGTCATAGCCTATTATTGTCAATTTACAAGTATTGTCAATTTAAGGTGTGTTTGGAAATGCAGACCAACCCacgtttctaaaaaaattaatttttttgctaaaaattatttttttgtatgttttgatacgttgatctcaaaaataattttttaaaaaataaaaaaatattattttaatgcattttagaatgaaacaatactttaaaaaataatcactcccAAATAGACCCTCACAGTGTCGCGGCCTCACCATGCAAGAAGGTGATTTTACTTTGAAATATTATGCCTCCACGGGCCATGGAAAACATTGTTCGgtatccaaaattatttttgtttaaaattattaaaaacatagttGGATTAATCGAGTTTAGtcacatcaatatttttttttcatcttgatcCGAGTcgatctttaaataaaaattttatgaatCAACCAATAGGGtataattaacaattattcctTCCGTACAAGTCAATGGAGATTTCCATAACCCCTTCAAAATCTCCATTGCTTCCTTACATTTTCATTGACAGCTCGCTAACCTATCCCATGGTAGCATATTCTTCTGTCATCCCACCAATTAATTAATGTGTAAACGAAGAAACGAGTCAAATAGCGTCAACCAATGATAATCTCCAGATTATAAGAGCTTTACATGGCttcatataaaactatatatacatCACGAAAAGGAAATTGGTCTTCGATTATTATATATGTTGATAAAGGGATTATTAATTCTTCCCTCCAAGTGCAatccaaatttataaaataataatccaaaTTTCATTATCTCGTATGGATCGTGAGGCATCGCTAAAGGttagtaaaaaaactgaaaaaattaagaaaataaaaaaaaataacaaaaaaaattgtactgtaaaaaaaaaaccattaaaattttgaaaaaaccgaccggtttgggtttggtttcggttttataagcctgaaactgaaaaaaccgaaccgaacccaaaccaaaaaaaccggaaaaaaaccgagccaaaccggaaaaaaccgagccaaaccggtttgaactggtttttgtcctaaaaaaccgaacaaaattgaaactggtcggtttgaaccggtttcggttttaaaaaaaaaatttcaaatttttttttatataaaaatcaaatcaaataaaaaataatcacaccaTGGACATGGCTGCGCTTGCACCATTTTTTCCAGGAAACAAGCATGGTCACGTTTACAGCACAGAAGCAATCAAACGATCAAGGGTTGAAGAAagcaattgaaagtgaaagaaacGGAAGTGAGCGCACcagcaccatcaccatcaccatcaccatggAAAATGGAACCTTTTGCATTTATTTGCAATAAGTGTAAGTACGTACGTGACcctacaataatatttatacatcTCACCAACCTTATTGTTTAATCACATAAGATGGTCTCTCTGCGTCAAATCTTATAAATCATATGAGTTTATTTATAAAGTTTTatggaatgaaaaatatattatcaattaacTAACATAATTTGCATAGCCAgtctttaattataatttgtttataaggttttatggaatgaaaaatatattttaaaacaaaaacaatattataagaaaactaTCATTTACAAAGTACGGTCGAATGATGTTGTTTCTGGGCATTTCATCCGGCAAAAAAATGACGAGAGAATAGATGGAGATCGAGGGGTTTTTTGAAACAGATAATAGCACTTTGGAAGAAAACATCCAAAGGGACTATACAAAGATAAgatagcataaaaaacaaagactagGTAGTAAAGCCTCCCATATTTGTTGACCAAACATGTAACAAATGAAGTCGTGCATCACAAAACAGATGATATAAATACAACAACAGTACTAAGGTCCCTCATGACCACTGGATTTGAATCCAACGTTTGATGTTGGACGTTGACTCAAATCATCGGTCTTCTGAACTTGATTTCCCTTTACATCATTTGCATGTCGGGGGATAGTAGTACTCTTCATAAACATATGCACTTCTGCACACATAGTAACCCCTACTTCGGCAACTACAACAACCATCTCCCCATAGATCACACTCTGACCATCTACAAGGTACATGAAAATATGGAGGTACTATTGGCATACAAAAGTGATGACAACATGGGCCTCGGCGGCATTTTTCACAACATGTGCATGTGcatggtggtggaggtggtgatgGAGGTGGTGATGgaggtggtgatggtggtggtgaaggtggaggtggaggtggaggtggaggtggaggtggtggtgaaggtggaggtggaggtggaggcaGCTTGATCTCAATGCACTTGACAGCTTCACCTCCTTTgcagtatatttttttcttgatcttttcagGACTGCAACACACCACAGTGATTGTCACTGTGTTTTCCTTCTTGTCATATATCTGGTTCTGGATTTCTCTTGTTCGTTAATTAACATCATCAAATCCACAAAACTTAGTCACTTCCTTTGGtaataaaaacaactcaaacctAGCACtgtttttaaagagagaaaaagaaagactcACGAGGGATACCACACAGtactttcttgattttcttgtggCATTTTTCGCATCCAAGGTCAACCACCTTGATCACCATCGTTGTGACTTTCTGTAACAGTACTAGTTAGTGCATGCATTTCATATAGGACCTCACCATGATTAATCccaatagaaaaacaaagaaaatctcaGGATAAATTTATAGACAGAAAGATTGGAAGAACTCAAAACATGTTCTGACATGGAAGAATCCGCTGTAGAGATTATATATCAAGAACTTGTACATATATAGGACATCCacgtaaaaagaagaaaaaggccaAAGACGATgcattaaaagataaatcaacacatacaaatatatatatatatatatatatatcataccGTTTCCACCATGGTTTTGTGTATGCTTTGATCCGATGTGACGATGGAAATATTGAGAAGTATATATATAGaggttggggggggggggggggggggtggttaatttaattaagataaatacATCTGAGACATATGAGGCCTTAATTTAGTTGTCCTTGCATTTTGAGACCAATAAGATGAGGAAATGTTGACTCGGGAGTGGAAACTTGATGCAGCCATCATAAACATCGTCGCTGCTGACCCCACAATCtttcatttataataataaaaaagttcatcAAACGAGAAGAACATTGATCGAGTTTGCAATCCTTgacaaattaaatgatattaacaCTTCTTGCTCATGCTTGAAAAGTTGACCCCCCGGGAGCTATGGAACATGCATactatttttatgttgattttggaCTATGTTGAAACCGTAAATAGTGTGCACAAGAATCCTTGTATGTGAGGTTAAGTTTATGTTTGATAATGagataaatggtttttttaaaaaaatatattaaaattaaaaatatattaaaagaatttttaattttattttttgtattaacaaacacattaaaattattgaaaagtattaataaaaccattaaataaaaaacaatttaaaaaatactttgaaaagctaAGTGAACTATGTCaccaaataaaacataaatatataattgttttttatagtattttttgtagttacaatttaaaaaatctataaattatagCCTTTTAAGTTCAAGTTTTTaccattatttatttaagatgaAAAGCAAATTTAAGCACTggaaaattaaataacttttaaaattataataagttcaaaaacattttcaattacACTACGTCACAGTATCAAACGAAATCTAAAGCGTGGTCGCTaaagagatttttcttttttttaaaatgtcggTTTACTTAAAGAGGGAAAGGGTGGTAGCTTGCTTCGTAGCAATGAAAAGAAGAGAGCGAAGCAATCCATGTGGGAAAAGATGAGTACTGTTGCTTCCTTCAACTCAAAGTATTGGTGAGTTCAAGGAGGAGAAGATTTATTGGAGATCCAACAAAAGGCTTGACGCAGAAAAAGAGGTAAGTTTTTAATGATCGCTTATTTAATTACGTGATCGTGATCATGATCATGACAATATTCCTTTCActttaagtaaaataatttcTCTCAATAATCAATGTTCTGTGAAGCCCTAATTGGTAAACAAAATgtataaagttttttcttttttgttgaaaataatcaaaaaccaataatccctttaaatcattaaaaagttCATGAAAAGGGCCTTAATCCCTTTAAATTTctattgattttatcatttcattgtATTTCAATGATGACTGGcatataatatgttttaaaagtagtttttaattaaaaatatattaattttaataaaataatatcagcatataattaaaactataaaaaaacatttaaaaacattaatctaatgttttttttaaattaaaaaatactttgaaaaaaaagaagtgatgTACTGTAAAATGATCAAAcatcttacttttttttacataaagcaAACTAAAGTAGATGAGAGtgccatgaaaaaaaagattaagtcaAAATCAACATCATTCATAAAGTTTGGTGGCTCCAATGGGTTACAAAGCTCAATTTCTGTGTCGAGACTTGttagaaaagcaaataaatattttttttttttggtgaaataaGATAAGACCCaagattgttaaaaatatattttttacacttcacgaaaaatacaaaataaactcggATCATAAAAAcagatcgtaaaatcataaaattataaggaattttaaaatacattaaaaaaataaaaattcgtacttcaaataaaaaatcatatatagttcaagcaccttaaaatacatgcagCATGGttcgaacacccacgttaattaaaaaaataaaaaataaaaattggtaaACTccaataggaaaaataaataaaaaaatgctcaCAAAAATGTTATTAACTCAAAACTAAATAGGTGAGCAtcatcaaattatataaaactatcataaataatgatttttttaatacaaatagaAACAATGATTGATTGaaagtggtgttttttttttatttgcagttATTTAAAGACATTTTCAAACCAATTATCACATACCAAAAGCAATTATACATagatttaattgaagataaaaattaaaggatccATCTAATGTTGAAAGGGTTTTTTGTCTATGCTTACGATCAAAGgttatttttaaggattttaacgaattaaattgttcaattaattttctttctgaTGATTAATGGTAGATTTAGAtaagtttatataaaataaaagttttttttttcaaatagttccaaggatatttataatacatttaagaaaacaaattcagatttgaataaaaaaaattaaataagtttctTGACGGCACTACCTATCTCCTTTTGTCTCGAGAGGCCTAAGGCCTATGATCAATGCAGAGGTTAACGAAACGCCATATGTCATGAAAATGGTAGTCAGTCAAATTCAGCATTTACGTCTTTGATCTTTCAATTTAGAGAAAGGGCAAAGGAaaaaggggaaggggaaggggaaggatGGAGTGCCAGGCGGGGAGTGGGGACTCATGGGGAAAGGGGAGAGGGGAGTGCTGACTCGTCACTTAGtaactgttttaatttttatgtaaaatcatGAAATCGATCCGGTTTGACCGATTTTAACGAGTTGAATCGATTTTACTCAAGTTTAACTAGGTTTGATCaattttactgatttttaaatttttaatccgATTTAACACGTTTTTGATAACCTTGATAAGAGCATCTTTTGTGACGTTAATCTCCTTATATTAGTTAGAAAAGTACATTTGTCTTCTAGTAAAAACcacgttaaattttttttttctttttacgcCACTTATTTTGGTACAATTGCTTTtgcatttttcatgttttttatatctaaatctttaaattaaaaaataatttggtattattttagtttatattaaaaatgataataacttgacaaatttaaatgaattattaaatttaatgacataattataatagtagtgtatataataatagtttatCTAAAATTAACCTGACTCAAACCAAAGtatcatttttaattagagTGGATGTTGAATTGATTATCCAAGATTACGAGACTCAGGTTGGTCaattacttggattttttaaaatttttattcacaaaaacatgatttaagtttttttaaccaaaataacattattttataatacatATGAATTGACTCCCTGGCCCGTGAATTAATATAACAAACTCACATTTCAGATTCTAAATCAGATCTGACCACAAAACACTTATTTAAAACGTGAGAGAATAGGAATCCCAAATTTTTCATTGTGAACTGCACAAGAATTTCATTCATTTAATCAATAATATTAGTGTTTAGAGAGCAACTAATATAAATTTCGTAGCCGACAACTTTACATAATCTCATATATCATGCAAAtcaagagaaggaaaggaactGCTCGTTCATGGTAGAATTCTTATCGCCAAGTACAATGATGGGATCATGACAGTCCACATTCCATTATCTAGATGGATCATGCAGGACCTAAATTTCTGACAGCGAAGCTTGATAACgtttacaaaacaaaaaccatcgATCAGTTACTGtcagaaattaaagaaagcaaATAGAAATTGAAGGCAAAGGAGATGCTGAGATGCACCATCACTATATATACAAATAGCAATGATTATGGAAGCTTTAAAATCTcccttatattaatttattaaaaatcttaacatctcttgtaataaaatattgttCCCACATGATCACCAACCTTATTGTATCACATAAAACCTTTATAACGAAGAAAGAAGACCCAATATGCAGCCAAAACTGACCCCAACATTTCAACATAGacaactagctagctagctagacaAGGTTAGGACAAGGTTATGAAAACCATCATTGCCAAAGTACGGTCGAATGATGTTGTTTCTGGGCATTTCATCCGGCAAAAAATGACGAGAGAATAGATGGAGAGGGGTTTTTTGAAACAGATAATAGCACTTTGGAAGAAAATATCCAAAGGGACTATACAAAGATAAgatagcataaaaaacaaagactatGTAGTAAAGCCTCCCATATTTGTTGACCAAACATGTAAGAAGCCATCAACAATGGAAAAACTGTGACCATTGACTTGAAAATACTAGCTAGGCACACAGTCGTGCATCATCTAGCTAGATGAAAGAGGTCaaaacaacagcagcaacacAAAAGGGATGATATTATAAACACAACAACACTAAGGCCCATCATGACCACTGGATTTGAATCCAATGTTTGATGTTGGACGTTGACTCAAATCATCGGTCTTCTGAACTTGATTTCCCTTTACATGATT encodes:
- the LOC18099762 gene encoding chitin-binding lectin 1 isoform X9, translated to MVIKVDLGCEKCHKKIKKVLCGIPQIQNQIYDKKENTVTITVVCCSPEKIKKKIYCKGGEAVKCIEIKLPPPPPPPSPPPPPPPPPPPPPSPPPSPPPSPPPSPPPPPCTCTCCEKCRRGPCCHHFCMPIVPPYFHVPCRWSECDLWGDGCCSCRSRGYYVCRSAYVYEEYYYPPTCK
- the LOC18099762 gene encoding chitin-binding lectin 1 isoform X5; the encoded protein is MVETKVTTMVIKVVDLGCEKCHKKIKKVLCGIPQIQNQIYDKKENTVTITVVCCSPEKIKKKIYCKGGEAVKCIEIKLPPPPPPPSPPPPPPPPPPPPPSPPPSPPPSPPPSPPPPPCTCTCCEKCRRGPCCHHFCMPIVPPYFHVPCRWSECDLWGDGCCSCRSRGYYVCRSAYVYEEYYYPPTCK
- the LOC18099762 gene encoding chitin-binding lectin 1 isoform X7, whose amino-acid sequence is MVETKVTTMVIKVVDLGCEKCHKKIKKVLCEIQNQIYDKKENTVTITVVCCSPEKIKKKIYCKGGEAVKCIEIKLPPPPPPPSPPPPPPPPPPPPPSPPPSPPPSPPPSPPPPPCTCTCCEKCRRGPCCHHFCMPIVPPYFHVPCRWSECDLWGDGCCSCRSRGYYVCRSAYVYEEYYYPPTCK
- the LOC18099762 gene encoding chitin-binding lectin 1 isoform X8, whose protein sequence is MVIKVVDLGCEKCHKKIKKVLCGIPQIQNQIYDKKENTVTITVVCCSPEKIKKKIYCKGGEAVKCIEIKLPPPPPPPSPPPPPPPPPPPPPSPPPSPPPSPPPSPPPPPCTCTCCEKCRRGPCCHHFCMPIVPPYFHVPCRWSECDLWGDGCCSCRSRGYYVCRSAYVYEEYYYPPTCK
- the LOC18099762 gene encoding chitin-binding lectin 1 isoform X4, producing the protein MVETKVTTMVIKVVDLGCEKCHKKIKKVLCGIPQIQNQIYDKKENTVTITVVCCSPEKIKKKIYCKGGEAVKCIEIKLPPPPPPPSPPPPPPPPPPPPPSPPPSPPPSPPPSPPPPPCTCTCCEKCRRGPCCHHFCMPIVPPYFHVPCRWSECDLWGDGCCSCRSRGYYVCRSAYVYEEYYYPPTCK
- the LOC18099762 gene encoding chitin-binding lectin 1 isoform X6 — protein: MVETKVTTMVIKVVDLGCEKCHKKIKKVLCEIQNQIYDKKENTVTITVVCCSPEKIKKKIYCKGGEAVKCIEIKLPPPPPPPSPPPPPPPPPPPPPSPPPSPPPSPPPSPPPPPCTCTCCEKCRRGPCCHHFCMPIVPPYFHVPCRWSECDLWGDGCCSCRSRGYYVCRSAYVYEEYYYPPTCK